The DNA region NNNNNNNNNNNNNNNNNNNNNNNNNNNNNNNNNNNNNNNNNNNNNNNNNNNNNNNNNNNNNNNNNNNNNNNNNNNNNNNNNNNNNNNNNNNNNNNNNNNNNNNNNNNNNNNNNNNNNNNNNNNNNNNNNNNNNNNNNNNNNNNNNNNNNNNNNNNNNNNNNNNNNNNNNNNNNNNNNNNNNNNNNNNNNNNNNNNNNNNNNNNNNNNNNNNNNNNNNNNNNNNNNNNNNNNNNNNNNNNNNNNNNNNNNNNNNNNNNNNNNNNNNNNNNNNNNNNNNNNNNNNNNNNNNNNNNNNNNNNNNNNNNNNNNNNNNNNNNNNNNNNNNNNNNNNNNNNNNNNNNNNNNNNNNNNNNNNNNNNNNNNNNNNNNNNNNNNNNNNNNNNNNNNNNNNNNNNNNNNNNNNNNNNNNNNNNNNNNNNNNNNNNNNNNNNNNNNNNNNNNNNNNNNNNNNNNNNNNNNNNNNNNNNNNNNNNNNNNNNNNNNNNNNNNNNNNNNNNNNNNNNNNNNNNNNNNNNNNNNNNNNNNNNNNNNNNNNNNNNNNNNNNNNNNNNNNNNNNNNNNNNNNNNNNNNNNNNNNNNNNNNNNNNNNNNNNNNNNNNNNNNNNNNNNNNNNNNNNNNNNNNNNNNNNNNNNNNNNNNNNNNNNNNNNNNNNNNNNNNNNNNNNNNNNNNNNNNNNNNNNNNNNNNNNNNNNNNNNNNNNNNNNNNNNNNNNNNNNNNNNNNNNNNNNNNNNNNNNNNNNNNNNNNNNNNNNNNNNNNNNNNNNNNNNNNNNNNNNNNNNNNNNNNNNNNNNNNNNNNNNNNNNNNNNNNNNNNNNNNNNNNNNNNNNNNNNNNNNNNNNNNNNNNNNNNNNNNNNNNNNNNNNNNNNNNNNNNNNNNNNNNNNNNNNNNNNNNNNNNNNNNNNNNNNNNNNNNNNNNNNNNNNNNNNNNNNNNNNNNNNNNNNNNNNNNNNNNNNNNNNNNNNNNNNNNNNNNNNNNNNNNNNNNNNNNNNNNNNNNNNNNNNNNNNNNNNNNNNNNNNNNNNNNNNNNNNNNNNNNNNNNNNNNNNNNNNNNNNNNNNNNNNNNNNNNNNNNNNNNAGTTATTGTTACGTTAAATCAGTGGAGGTAGCGtgtgttgtgacgtcatgatcgCCACTGTTGGGTATGCTGCATCTAAACAACAGCACAGACACTTGTGGCATAGAGACTTCGATGTATTCGTTCGTTATGTGATGTATGGCACTGCCAAAGTTTGAACCAACCGCACAGTGCCAGGTTTGGCCAAATCGTGCCTCGAATGTCTGAGGAGATAATGTGGTTTATTACATACGTCatacatgttgtattcatatacACTCCATGTacattgtcgagttataacatgggtgtcttcttatacaccagacacacatggtgtattcatacacctcatgctcaccgtcgagttataacatgggtgtcttcttatacaccagacacacatggtgtattcatacacctcatgctcaccgtcgagttataacatgggtgtcttcttatacaccagacacacatgatgtattcatacacctcatgctcactgtcgagtaataacatgggtgtcttcttatacaccagacacacatgatgtattcatacacctcatgctcactgtcgagtaataacatgggtgtcttcttataaaccagacacacatggtgtattcatacacctcatgctcactgtcaagttataacatgagtgtcttcttatacaccagacacacatggtgtattcttacacctcatgctcactgtcgagttataacatgggtgtcttcttatacacctgagtgaccagacacacatggtgtattcttacacctcattctcactgtcaagttataacatagggtCTTCTactcttcttatacaccaaacacacatgatCAACCCACCGTTTTAATATGCTCAGCAATATCTTCCTCCAGCCCATACTTAACCACAGCCTTCACACAAATCTCCGCGGCCACTTCTTCCATGCTTTGTTCCATACTGGAGAAAGTCACCATCTTTGTGCTGCGTTGATCGTCAGGGTACATCAGGTTACGAGCAATATGCTGAACATGTGAGTTGACTTGATGTTATTAATCAACACTCTATTAACTTGCTTATTAACTAGTTTATGAACCAACAGTGTACATGCgttgtgttttaattgaaaGTAGATTTTGcagccatgtttttattcGGTTGTTTTTACTCGACCGACTTTTTGACGACCGTCGTTTTGTAGCCaactttctttgttgttttaattaatttaatcttaaTTACTGTATCTGAATAGCCGGTTTATGTTAGTAAGTTGGGTTATTCGGATATTAACAACGTCACCTGTTTTACAGTTTTCGAAAGTTTCCCGCAACTCGGGGATTCCCCCTGTGACGTAAGCGTGATGACGTAAGCAGCTAGTGCCGAGGATAAAGTGGCGATGGCGCTGAAATAATATGACGTAGAGTTGACGGCAGACACGCCAGCCACAGCGAACACTCCTTGCTTCCTACGTTGCGAAGCCACAACCCCGATGCGAAAGGTAGCGATCACACAGGTTAGGAAGCTAATGCTTGCTGCGGGAATATATCTAGTGTTACTGTGTGCTTAATATAAtaggtggggaaatatgggacacctttttcccGTCCCACTTGatacaaaacaaagaactttcaaagaattttaaacaagttcaGACTTTTTGGATAAtgtgtgctaaagatgtcccgtcttcccccgacctactatattgaataattgttaaaataacgCACGAGAGTGTCGATTACTGTGTTACTAACGGCATGctataaataaatgagtttATTTGTCGTTTCGGTAACAAAGGTCAAAGTACTGGAGTATACTAAAGCGAAAGTTGACGATAAatcgaaagtcgttataacacgagtgttctggtTTAAACACCCCGTGCTCGGTTatgagttatcacgtatgcaactttgtgggtggtcgTTTTGAATTACTTAAGTGTGTAATTaaaacacctttgttataatttgaaGGGAAAGTGTGTATAGGTTCTTACCTGCAGTAAGGTACGCCCATAACAGCGTCTTTGGTTGCAatgtgtattgtgacgtcacgattgcTAGGCGGGGGTTTCCAAGCATTAATACTGACGTCACCATTGTACATAAAGATAGTATACACGCTATCAGAGCCAACCACGCAAAATCAGTGTCTTGGGCATCCAGGACGTTTCGGGTCCCGTATAACTCTGAACATCCGATAGGTGGCGGTAAGGGGAGGCAATTCGAAACCGCTGTAATGATGTCAcggtaattgtgacgtaaaaaacatcaaaaattaACCAACGTAACGTAATAAACGCATAATGCTGTTTAAGGATGTGTTATAATGAAACctttacaataaaattgtgtaaccttttataattttatatcctcgcgttgaggataaacgacagtcgttataaaacgggtattctgtttcatacacttcatgtccgcttgagttaccacataggtaaaatgtaactttgtacgTGATtttatacgcccacaatggaagagacgtcgagcctcgaacccaacACTTAGGGCTAGAGGCGACCGCCCTAACCACTGTTAATTTATACATTCAAGGATAAATAACTCccttatatataaaataaatgatgcAACCAACTTACCAGAGTTCTTTTTCCATTTTCCCCAGCTGTTCTGTCTAAACGCCTCAAAAGTTAAAACCGACGATAAAAACGCTAAAACAGCGCAATAGGTGACATAACTTTTGGCGCTACTATCGGCCATTACACTATATTAGaaacataattaattatttgcaatcaatttacattttattcgTTTTAATTCCACCCAAAGCAAAACAAATCTGATAAAATACGTTACCGTATTGTAATTGTAAACgtcgtgtgacgtcacaatagctaTGGTTATAGAATAAAGGTGATGTTTTACGTAATATGCAAATATCTGATCCGGGGTTCG from Ciona intestinalis unplaced genomic scaffold, KH HT000248.1, whole genome shotgun sequence includes:
- the LOC100185458 gene encoding uncharacterized protein LOC100185458, with protein sequence MADSSAKSYVTYCAVLAFLSSVLTFEAFRQNSWGKWKKNSAVSNCLPLPPPIGCSELYGTRNVLDAQDTDFAWLALIACILSLCTMVTSVLMLGNPRLAIVTSQYTLQPKTLLWAYLTAASISFLTCVIATFRIGVVASQRRKQGVFAVAGVSAVNSTSYYFSAIATLSSALAAYVITLTSQGESPSCGKLSKTVKQHIARNLMYPDDQRSTKMVTFSSMEQSMEEVAAEICVKAVVKYGLEEDIAEHIKTTFEARFGQTWHCAVGSNFGSAIHHITNEYIEVSMPQVSVLLFRCSIPNSGDHDVTTHATSTDLT